In a genomic window of Bradyrhizobium ontarionense:
- a CDS encoding prepilin-type N-terminal cleavage/methylation domain-containing protein, which translates to MSGNGQRGFTLLEMVCVLAIVALLASVALPDLPRQTSRPRLQAYALQAVTLLKSDRASSMRNGSRVDTQIDTTRRVIGSGSGAAVLKLPDDVAFQATLPRSCQHRPVLATISFFPDGLSCGGAITLSRADLSLEIRVNWLTGRIDIVSRSLANG; encoded by the coding sequence ATGAGTGGAAACGGCCAGCGTGGATTTACCCTGCTGGAGATGGTCTGCGTGCTCGCGATCGTCGCGCTGCTGGCGTCCGTCGCGCTGCCGGACCTGCCCCGGCAGACGTCGCGGCCGCGGCTGCAGGCCTATGCGTTGCAGGCCGTGACACTCCTGAAGTCCGATCGCGCCTCATCGATGCGCAACGGGTCGCGCGTGGATACGCAGATCGATACGACGCGGCGTGTGATCGGCTCCGGCAGCGGCGCGGCCGTGCTGAAGCTGCCCGACGATGTCGCCTTTCAGGCGACGCTGCCGCGCAGCTGCCAGCACCGTCCGGTGCTGGCCACGATCAGTTTCTTCCCCGACGGCCTGTCCTGCGGCGGCGCGATCACATTGTCTCGCGCCGATCTGAGCCTGGAGATCAGGGTCAACTGGCTGACGGGGAGGATCGACATTGTCTCGCGCTCGCTCGCCAATGGCTGA
- a CDS encoding type II secretion system F family protein, which yields MPSYKYRALTQSGEIVVGSLEAPSRGEVERRISYLQLLPIETVEEKKAGTASSRGLSFGGPSTAEVTTFTRDLALLLKAGARLDDALDLLSSDSDIGRLRSVVARLRAAIMTGESFADAAAAQPQLFSPMYVALMRVGEASGTLDHVLTALAGERERSEATRRKLTDAMQYPAFVFLAAIGVMLFFLVAVLPNFSAVLRDFGGRADTALGFFMTLSDVMRANAAAITVGCAALLAAGWWLFRQPAVRAALTSVVALLPGIGSILMFYRTSLFCRNLGLLLGCGVNLSAALRILVDVMAVTSSRVPWSAAADRVRHGGKLSQALSADNMLPPMALRMLRLGEETGQLPTLSTRIAEFYEAKLQRGLDRVVGIVGPAAILLISVVVGGLIVSIMTALLSVTQLVG from the coding sequence GTGCCGAGCTACAAGTATCGCGCGCTGACACAATCCGGCGAAATCGTCGTCGGTTCGCTCGAGGCGCCGTCGCGCGGCGAGGTCGAACGGCGCATTTCGTATCTTCAGCTACTGCCCATCGAGACCGTCGAGGAGAAAAAGGCCGGCACGGCTTCGTCGCGGGGCCTGTCGTTCGGGGGACCATCCACGGCCGAAGTGACGACCTTCACGCGCGATCTGGCCCTGCTGCTCAAGGCCGGCGCGCGGCTCGACGATGCGCTCGACCTGTTGTCGAGCGATTCCGATATCGGCCGCCTCCGTTCCGTGGTGGCCCGACTGCGGGCGGCCATCATGACCGGTGAGAGCTTCGCCGACGCCGCGGCGGCGCAGCCGCAGCTGTTCTCGCCGATGTATGTTGCACTGATGCGCGTCGGCGAGGCATCGGGGACGCTCGATCACGTGCTGACGGCGTTGGCCGGTGAACGCGAGCGCTCGGAGGCGACGCGCCGCAAATTGACCGATGCGATGCAGTACCCCGCCTTCGTGTTCCTCGCGGCGATCGGCGTGATGCTGTTCTTTCTCGTGGCCGTGCTGCCGAATTTTTCTGCCGTGCTGAGGGATTTCGGCGGTCGCGCCGATACCGCGCTCGGCTTCTTCATGACCCTGTCCGACGTCATGCGCGCCAATGCGGCGGCGATCACGGTCGGCTGCGCGGCGCTGCTCGCAGCAGGCTGGTGGCTGTTCCGTCAACCCGCGGTTCGCGCCGCTCTGACCAGCGTCGTGGCGCTGCTACCCGGGATCGGCAGCATCCTGATGTTCTATCGGACCAGCCTGTTCTGCCGGAATCTCGGCCTGCTGCTCGGCTGCGGCGTCAATCTGAGCGCCGCCTTGCGCATCCTCGTCGACGTGATGGCGGTGACATCGTCGCGCGTCCCATGGTCGGCGGCCGCGGATCGTGTGCGTCACGGCGGCAAGCTGTCCCAGGCGCTGTCGGCCGACAACATGTTGCCGCCGATGGCCCTGCGCATGCTGCGGCTGGGCGAGGAGACCGGGCAATTGCCGACGCTCTCGACCCGGATCGCCGAGTTCTATGAAGCCAAGCTGCAGCGCGGACTCGACCGTGTCGTCGGCATCGTCGGTCCGGCGGCCATTCTGCTCATCAGCGTCGTGGTCGGTGGTCTGATCGTCTCGATCATGACGGCACTGCTGTCCGTGACGCAACTCGTCGGCTGA
- the gspG gene encoding type II secretion system major pseudopilin GspG — MSLDMQTKPAALNRRAGAQQRRDNERGFTLVEMLVVITIIGLIMGLIGPRVLNYLSESKTKAARIQLQSFSGALDLFYLDVGRYPSTSEGLAALAQRPAGLNVWNGPYLKGGAVPKDPWNTAYVYRAPGERGPYDILSYGADGQEGGSGTAADIMLGTQTSAAQ, encoded by the coding sequence ATGAGCCTGGACATGCAGACCAAACCGGCAGCACTGAATCGGCGTGCCGGCGCGCAGCAGCGGCGCGACAACGAGCGCGGCTTCACGCTCGTCGAGATGCTGGTCGTGATCACGATCATCGGGCTGATCATGGGACTGATCGGTCCCCGCGTTCTGAACTATCTCAGCGAATCCAAGACCAAGGCCGCGCGGATCCAGCTGCAGAGCTTCTCGGGGGCGCTCGATCTCTTCTATCTCGACGTCGGCCGCTACCCCTCGACCTCGGAAGGCCTTGCGGCGCTGGCGCAACGGCCGGCCGGTCTGAACGTCTGGAACGGACCCTATCTCAAAGGCGGCGCCGTGCCGAAGGATCCATGGAATACGGCCTATGTCTATCGCGCCCCGGGCGAACGCGGCCCGTACGACATCCTGTCCTACGGGGCCGATGGCCAGGAAGGCGGCAGTGGCACGGCGGCCGACATCATGCTCGGAACGCAGACGAGCGCTGCGCAATGA
- a CDS encoding GspE/PulE family protein, producing MSGTLSTQFHAYLRQRHTQAPGEGGAAGETQIMLWDKFGLTAEVFAEEAAGFTGLERVSVRELMAATPAVGEFSDRFLREVLGYPYTTSEGAAVFAMADPTDQAVRRAAELVLGPGTIFKVASHEDVAVVLDQRLGGADEAEISPAQELRDDDIESLRDLASGAPVVRAVNDLIEKAVEMRASDIHIEPFSTGLVVRLRVDGLLRPIVAPAGVLPQAVISRIKIVAGLNIAERRLPQDGAARIRAGRTEIDVRVAIMPTQHGESAVLRILPKDRSQLVASRLGLSRRDDAALRRLITLPHGMIVITGPTGSGKTTTLATVLSMLNTPERKILTVEDPVEYEIPGINQSQIKPAIGLTFASALRSFVRQDPDVIMVGEIRDSETAHVAVHAALTGHLVLTTLHTETAAAAVPRLLDLGVEGYLLRSTLRAVIAQRLVRQLCDHCKTATPLDEEACRLDPRFGHLGLAPGDTTWHPTGCERCGQGGYRGRVGVFELLELTSNLRELIADSADGLAIDRLAIQEGMTTMLDDGIAKCRSGVTSASELLRVLVAR from the coding sequence ATGAGCGGTACACTGTCGACCCAATTCCATGCCTATCTTCGACAGCGTCACACACAGGCGCCGGGCGAGGGCGGGGCTGCGGGCGAGACTCAGATCATGCTCTGGGACAAGTTCGGCCTGACCGCCGAAGTCTTTGCCGAGGAGGCCGCCGGCTTCACCGGTCTTGAACGCGTATCTGTGCGCGAGCTGATGGCGGCCACGCCCGCGGTGGGGGAGTTCTCGGACCGCTTCCTGCGCGAGGTGCTCGGCTATCCCTACACGACGTCCGAGGGAGCAGCCGTCTTTGCGATGGCCGATCCGACCGATCAGGCCGTGCGCAGGGCGGCTGAACTGGTGCTCGGCCCGGGCACGATCTTCAAGGTCGCGTCCCACGAGGATGTCGCCGTCGTTCTCGACCAGCGGCTCGGTGGCGCCGACGAAGCCGAGATATCGCCGGCCCAGGAACTCCGCGACGACGACATCGAGAGTCTCCGCGATCTCGCGAGCGGCGCGCCTGTCGTCCGTGCGGTCAACGACCTCATCGAGAAGGCGGTCGAGATGCGCGCCAGCGACATCCACATCGAGCCGTTCTCGACCGGGCTCGTCGTCAGGCTGCGAGTGGACGGGCTGCTGCGTCCGATCGTGGCGCCCGCGGGCGTGCTGCCGCAGGCCGTGATCTCGCGCATCAAGATCGTCGCCGGCCTCAACATTGCCGAACGGCGCTTGCCGCAGGACGGCGCCGCGCGGATTCGCGCAGGACGGACCGAGATCGATGTCCGCGTTGCGATCATGCCGACCCAGCACGGCGAGTCCGCGGTGCTGCGCATCCTGCCGAAGGATCGCTCGCAGCTCGTCGCGAGCCGTCTCGGGCTGTCGCGGCGCGACGACGCGGCGCTCCGGCGTCTGATCACGCTGCCGCACGGCATGATCGTGATCACCGGACCGACCGGCAGCGGCAAGACCACGACGCTCGCGACGGTGCTGTCGATGCTCAACACGCCGGAGCGCAAGATCCTGACCGTCGAGGATCCTGTGGAATATGAAATCCCCGGCATCAACCAGTCGCAGATCAAGCCGGCGATCGGGTTGACCTTCGCCAGCGCGCTGCGCTCCTTCGTGCGTCAGGATCCCGACGTCATCATGGTCGGCGAGATCAGAGACAGCGAAACGGCGCATGTCGCTGTCCACGCGGCGCTGACCGGGCATCTCGTGCTGACGACGCTGCACACGGAGACCGCAGCGGCGGCCGTGCCGCGTCTGCTCGATCTTGGCGTCGAGGGTTATCTGCTGCGATCGACGCTGCGCGCCGTCATTGCCCAGCGCCTGGTGCGCCAGCTCTGTGACCACTGCAAGACGGCGACACCGCTCGACGAAGAGGCGTGTCGCCTCGATCCGCGCTTTGGTCACCTCGGCCTCGCCCCCGGCGATACGACCTGGCATCCGACGGGCTGCGAGCGATGCGGCCAGGGCGGCTATCGCGGCCGGGTCGGCGTGTTCGAGCTGCTCGAACTGACGAGCAACCTGCGCGAACTCATCGCGGACAGCGCCGACGGTCTCGCGATCGATCGGCTTGCAATCCAGGAAGGCATGACGACGATGCTCGACGACGGCATCGCCAAGTGCCGCTCCGGCGTCACCTCGGCGTCCGAGCTGCTTCGTGTCCTCGTCGCGCGCTGA